A genome region from Nicotiana tabacum cultivar K326 chromosome 13, ASM71507v2, whole genome shotgun sequence includes the following:
- the LOC142168166 gene encoding uncharacterized protein LOC142168166, which produces MRRQNAGISINEPKDNMHPNTSNTYLQSPTTQLKWNTCQGSAVKSQIPPTPISRDLAMFQPLNVPMNHACQEIPSQSRLDSPKSTAATRCDRQAWSDSCQESDIRVDAMEMLTVAEQLHKKHTYTSQHTLALDLQTNDTWKNIRKTDITLLEYMPRQQDNHVTAEASKDTMIYHLQIESDMVTKLGEEQIGITIVDKASISMLIIQQTLLDKQHMEDEADEESTVGNFKDVVREGGLSPRLTTRNGKKGKKQIQAFQRVINMQKQHGFCIVALLEPFQKQGFIYKYMRRLGMETTLSNINGKICLFIDVVVEWELLIDTAQQLTIKVLHHGIGKNIIMTVVYTKCSSLERLELWDNLYYLASDMELPWVVGGDFNVILNEEEKIGGLLVYPPEYEDFSFCVNSCELFDTGYTSSPFTCVDVEHLIRTGSDHAPMLMTCGEDVAHFVKPFRFLNFWTTHESFNEEVKQKWIADFVGDPFLMFKQKIKRLKAALSHWSKITFGDIFNQLAQAALKRYLSIEEQYWKQKAGMKWFAEGDRNTTFFHNHVNGKRQKLQLKRIQNANGDGLEDQEGIANVATTFFQTQFTEKGQFTSSELLNNIPNNRRVKNAVIALSGDSATGPDRFTGLFFQHSWDTVGNDIYNMLQQFYTGSPLPKSITHTTLVLLPKVQQAQTFSDLRPRSLSNFINKEIVTHIRLRDKPANVVIKLDMAKAYDRVPWNYLIHVLRKMRFAEHFLKLIWNLIANNWYSVLINGQASGFFKSSRGVKQGDHFSPSLFILSAEVLSRSLNKLFEDKKFRGFGIPKWTDPLNHLAYADDTIIFSSSDPYSLMKVVKVLKQYEHASGQLINKSKSSYYTHDKVVRNLVHSVGCVTGFKKGNFPFNYLGCPIFYNRRRKAYYNDLIKKVKAKLHSWKGKLLSFGGKTNLISNVLQSLTIHILSVMDPPKNVLVHLHKTFTRFF; this is translated from the exons ATGAGGAGACAAAATGCAGGAATTAGCATCAATGAGCCTAAAGATAACATGCATCCAAATACCTCCAACACCTATCTCCAAAGCCCCACCACTCAATTAAAATGGAACACATGCCAAGGATCTGCTGTTAAATCACAAATACCTCCAACACCTATTTCTAGAGACCTTGCTATGTTCCAACCTCTAAATGTGCCAATGAATCATGCTTGCCAGGAGATACCCTCTCAAAGCCGTTTGGACTCTCCAAAATCAACAGCAGCAACAAGATGTGATAGGCAAGCATGGAGTGATTCCTGCCAAGAATCAGACATCAGGGTTGATGCAATGGAAATGTTAACAGTTGCGGAGCAGCTCCATAAGAAGCATACATACACCTCACAACATACCTTAGCTTTAGACCTTCAAACCAATGACACATGGAAGAATATACGAAAAACTGACATTACTCTGTTAGAGTACATGCCTAGGCAGCAGGACAATCATGTTACTGCAGAAGCATCTAAAGATACAATGATTTATCACCTACAAATAGAGAGTGATATGGTTACAAAATTGGGGGAAGAACAGATAGGGATCACAATTGTGGATAAAGCCTCAATATCAATGCTAATT ATTCAACAAACGTTGCTTGATAAACAACATATGGAAGATGAAGCTGATGAGGAATCAACTGTTGGGAACTTCAAAGATGTTGTCAGAGAAGGGGGCCTATCTCCTAGACTGACAACCAGAAATGGAAAGAAAGGCAAAAAGCAAATACAA GCCTTTCAAAGGGTTATCAACATGCAAAAGCAACATGGTTTCTGCATTGTAGCACTGTTAGAACCTTTCCAGAAACAAGGGTTCATATACAAATACATGAGAAGGTTGGGTATGGAAACTACATTATCAAATATCAATGGGAAGATATGCTTATTCATAGATGTTGTTGTGGAGTGGGAGCTCCTAATAGACACTGCGCAACAACTAACAATCAAAGTTTTACATCATGGAATTGGCAAGAACATCATCATGACAGTTGTATATACAAAATGCTCCTCACTTGAAAGATTAGAATTATGGGATAATCTGTATTACCTTGCCTCTGATATGGAACTCCCTTGGGTGGTTGGAGGAGATTTTAATGTGATTCTTAATGAAGAAGAGAAGATTGGAGGACTTCTAGTATATCCCCCAGAGTATGAAGAtttttctttctgtgtcaactccTGTGAATTGTTTGATACTGGATACACAAGTAGTCCCTTCACATG TGTTGATGTGGAACACCTCATAAGGACTGGGTCTGACCATGCACCTATGCTAATGACCTGTGGGGAAGATGTTGCTCACTTTGTTAAACCTTTTAGGTTTCTCAATTTCTGGACTACACATGAATCTTTCAATGAAGAAGTGAAGCAAAAATGGATTGCAGACTTTGTGGGTGACCCTTTCCTTAtgtttaaacaaaaaataaaaagattgaaGGCTGCCCTATCTCATTGGAGTAAAATTACCTTTGGGGATATATTCAATCAGCTG GCACAAGCAGCACTAAAGAGGTACCTGAGCATTGAAGAGCAGTACTGGAAACAAAAGGCAGGTATGAAATGGTTTGCTGAAGGAGATAGAAACACCACTTTCTTCCACAATCATGTCAATGGGAAGAGACAGAAATTGCAACTGAAAAGGATTCAGAATGCTAATGGTGACGGGCTTGAAGACCAAGAAGGAATTGCTAATGTTGCAACTACATTCTTTCAGACACAATTCACAGAGAAAGGACAGTTCACTAGTTCTGAATTACTAAATAAT ATTCCCAACAATAGAAGAGTCAAAAATGCAGTAATTGCATTGAGTGGGGACAGTGCAACTGGACCTGATCGCTTCACTGGTCTGTTTTTTCAACACTCCTGGGATACTGTGGGAAATGACATCTATAACATGCTGCAACAGTTCTACACAGGATCTCCACtaccaaaatccataacacacacAACCCTTGTACTACTCCCTAAGGTTCAGCAAGCACAAACATTCTCAGACCTAAGACCTAGAAGTCTTAGCAATTTCATCAATAAG GAGATAGTCACTCATATCAGACTGAGAGACAAGCCAGCTAATGTGGTTATCAAGCTTGATATGGCAAAGGCATATGACAGGGTGCCTTGGAATTACTTGATCCATGTGTTGAGAAAAATGAGATTTGCTGAACACTTCCTCAAACTGATATGGAACTTAATTGCTAATAACTGGTACTCAGTCTTAATCAATGGTCAAGCTTCAGGATTCTTTAAGTCCAGCAGAGGAGTCAAGCAAGGAGACCATTTTTCCCCATCACTGTTTATATTATCAGCAGAGGTCTTATCAAGATCACTGAACAAATTGTTTGAAGATAAGAAGTTTAGAGGATTTGGAATACCTAAGTGGACAGATCCTTTGAATCACCTGGCATATGCTGATGATACAATAATATTCTCATCCTCTGATCCATACTCCTTAATGAAAGTTGTTAAGGTACTAAAGCAGTATGAACACGCATCTGGTCAGCTGATAAACAAGTCCAAGAGCTCTTATTACACACATGACAAAGTGGTAAGGAATCTAGTTCATTCAGTTGGTTGTGTTACAGGTTTTAAAAAGGGAAACTTTCCTTTTAATTACCTTGGGTGTCCAATTTTCTACAATAGAAGAAGGAAGGCATACTACAATGATCTTATCAAGAAAGTAAAAGCAAAATTGCATTCTTGGAAAGGGAAACTACTTTCTTTTGGAGGAAAGACAAATCTTATATCGAATGTGCTACAAAGCCTAACTATTCACATTCTTTCAGTTATGGATCCTCCTAAAAATGTCCTGGTGCACTTGCATAAGACTTTTACCAGATTCTTTTAG